One region of Malania oleifera isolate guangnan ecotype guangnan chromosome 6, ASM2987363v1, whole genome shotgun sequence genomic DNA includes:
- the LOC131158821 gene encoding ubiquitin carboxyl-terminal hydrolase 9-like isoform X4: MTIPDSGLLMENGASCLPYTPEEEKRIVTELTNAAESNLKEGNLYYVVSNRWFTSWQKYIEQGSGEYSIGGQFPNSQHMKIIPSKMVERPGPIDNSDLVLNENNCEGDDLELIRTLEEGHDYVLVPQGVWQKLFDWYKGGPALPRKLISQGDLNKKFNVEVYPLCLNITDSRDNSQSVVKLSKKASVKELYERVYAVKGIKQEKVRIWDYFNKQKHTILTISERTLEESNLQMDQDILLEVQLGGSWPSGFGGPALSNGYSTGHSSNLYQASALSSTFTDMEEGYDALNTTTKGDRGGLSGLQNLGNTCFMNSAIQCLVHTPPLVEYFLQDYTEEINKQNPLGMHGELALAFGELLRKLWSSVRTAIAPRVFKGKLARFAPQFSGYNQHDSQELLAFLLDGLHEDLNRVKQKPYIETKDSDGRPDEEVAGECWKNHKARNDSLIVDVCQGQYKSTLICPVCGKISITFDPFMYLSLPLPSTVTRMMTITVFYGDGSGLPMPYTITVLKHGCFKDLSQALGSACCLNSDESLLLAEVYEHRIYRYLENPLEPLSSIKDDEHIVAYRLPKKRAGLTKVELIHRCLEKCTPDSLKAGERKLLGTPLVTYIDDLRTGADIDAAVDRMLSPLRRKTNFSSTNAKENGIVSEAVDKPLNNCSTRFGTGDDSMDGRDSEEMSTRELSFQLSITDERGLSCKPIEKDSIIKPGLSVKVMLDWTNREHELYDASYLKDLPEVCKNGFTVKKTRQEAISLFSCLEAFLKEEPLGPDDMWYCPRCKEHRQATKKLDLWRLPDILVFHLKRFSYSRYLKNKLDTFVNFPIHNLDLSKYVKSKDAPSQSHMYELYAISNHYGGLGGGHYSAYAKLIDENRWYHFDDSHVSPVSEAEIRTSAAYVLFYQRVGSKVEQGHRHSVV, encoded by the exons GTGGTTCACAAGTTGGCAGAAATACATTGAACAAGGCAGTGGTGAATATTCAATTGGTGGCCAATTCCCCAATTCTCAGCATATGAAAATTATTCCATCGAAAATGGTAGAAAGACCTGGACCTATCGATAATTCGGACCTTGTTTTGAATGAAAATAATTGTGAGGGTGATGATTTAGAGCTTATTAGGACACTGGAGGAAGGGCATGATTATGTATTAGTTCCTCAAGGAGTTTGGCAGAAGCTTTTTGACTG GTATAAAGGAGGACCTGCATTACCTAGAAAGTTAATTTCTCAGGGTGATCTTAACAAAAAATTCAATGTGGAGGTTTATCCTCTGTGTTTGAATATAACTGATTCCAGAGACAACAGCCAATCTGTTGTAAAGTTGAGTAAAAAG GCTTCTGTAAAAGAGCTTTATGAAAGGGTGTATGCAGTTAAAGGAATAAAGCAAGAGAAG GTTCGTATTTGGGACTATTTTAATAAGCAGAAGCATACAATATTGACCATTTCAGAACGAACTCTGGAGGAGTCAAACTTGCAGATGGACCAAGAT ATTCTTTTGGAGGTGCAGCTTGGTGGAAGCTGGCCATCTGGGTTTG GGGGGCCAGCGCTGTCTAATGGCTATTCAACAGGTCACAGTTCCAATTTGTATCAGGCTAGTGCTTTAAGCTCAACATTTACAGATATGGAGGAAGGATATGATGCTTTGAATACCACTACAAAAGGAGATAGGGGAGGCTTGTCCGGACTACAGAATTTGGGAAATACTTGCTTTATGAACAGTGCTATTCAATGCTTAGTCCATACACCACCTCTTGTTGAGTATTTCTTGCAGGATTATACAGAGGAGATCAACAAGCAGAATCCCTTAGGGATGCAT GGTGAGCTTGCTCTTGCATTTGGTGAGTTGTTGAGGAAGTTATGGTCCTCTGTCCGAACTGCAATTGCACCACGTGTATTTAAGGGAAAGCTTGCTCGGTTTGCTCCTCAGTTCAGCGGCTATAATCAGCATGATTCACAA GAACTCCTTGCATTCTTGTTGGATGGGTTGCATGAAGATTTGAATCGTGTTAAACAAAAGCCATATATTGAAACAAAGGACTCAGATGGTCGCCCAGATGAGGAAGTTGCAGGGGAGTGTTGGAAAAATCACAAGGCACGGAATGATTCGTTAATTGTGGATGTTTGCCAG GGTCAATATAAATCGACATTGATTTGCCCAGTTTGTGGCAAAATTTCTATTACTTTCGAccccttcatgtatttgtcattgCCACTGCCTTCCACAGTCACTCGGATGATGACAATAACTGTGTTTTATGGCGATGGGAGTGGTCTTCCTATGCCTTATACTATAACAGTGCTGAAACATGGCTGTTTTAAAGACCTCAGCCAGGCATTGGGTTCTGCATGCTGCTTGAATAGTGATGAAAGCCTTCTGCTTGCCGAG GTCTATGAACATCGGATATATCGATACTTGGAGAATCCTTTGGAACCATTGTCTTCAATAAAGGATGATGAACATATTGTGGCTTATCGACTTCCAAAGAAGCGAGCAGGATTGACAAAAGTAGAGTTGATTCATAGATGCTTAGAAAA ATGCACACCTGATAGTTTGAAGGCTGGTGAGAGGAAGCTTTTGGGAACACCACTGGTTACTTACATAGATGACCTACGAACTGGAGCAGACATTGATGCTGCTGTTGACAGAATGCTCTCTCCTTTAAGAAGGAAAACAAACTTTTCTTCTACAAATGCCAAGGAGAACGGTATTGTTTCTGAAGCTGTTGATAAACCATTGAACAACTGCAGTACTCGATTTGGAACCGGGGATGACTCAATGGATGGCAGAGACTCGGAAGAAATGTCCACCAGGGAGTTGTCTTTTCAGCTTTCCATTACTGATGAAAGGGGTTTGAGCTGCAAGCCTATTGAAAAGGACTCTATAATAAAACCCGGTCTATCTGTAAAAGTTATGTTGGATTGGACTAACAGGGAACATGAATTATATGATGCCAGCTACCTCAAGGATCTCCCAGAGGTTTGCAAGAATGGGTTCACTGTGAAGAAAACCAGGCAGGAAGCAATTTCCTTATTCTCTTGCTTGGAGGCATTTCTAAAGGAGGAACCTCTAGGGCCAGATGACATGTG GTATTGCCCTAGGTGCAAGGAGCATAGGCAGGCCACCAAGAAGCTAGATTTGTGGAGGTTGCCAGATATTCTTGTTTTCCACTTGAAACGATTTTCATACAGCAGATACCTGAAGAACAAACTTGATACCTTTGTGAATTTCCCCATCCATAATCTTGATTTGAGCAAATACGTGAAAAGCAAGGATGCACCTTCGCAATCTCACATGTATGAGCTATATGCCATCAGCAACCATTACGGTGGCCTAGGTGGAGGGCACTACTCTGCATATGCCAAG TTAATAGATGAGAACAGATGGTACCATTTTGACGACAGTCACGTTTCCCCGGTTAGTGAAGCTGAGATCAGGACCTCGGCTGCTTACGTGCTATTTTACCAAAGAGTTGGATCAAAGGTGGAGCAGGGGCACCGTCACTCTGTTGTGTAG
- the LOC131158821 gene encoding ubiquitin carboxyl-terminal hydrolase 9-like isoform X3, which translates to MTIPDSGLLMENGASCLPYTPEEEKRIVTELTNAAESNLKEGNLYYVVSNRWFTSWQKYIEQGSGEYSIGGQFPNSQHMKIIPSKMVERPGPIDNSDLVLNENNCEGDDLELIRTLEEGHDYVLVPQGVWQKLFDWYKGGPALPRKLISQGDLNKKFNVEVYPLCLNITDSRDNSQSVVKLSKKASVKELYERVYAVKGIKQEKQVRIWDYFNKQKHTILTISERTLEESNLQMDQDILLEVQLGGSWPSGFGGPALSNGYSTGHSSNLYQASALSSTFTDMEEGYDALNTTTKGDRGGLSGLQNLGNTCFMNSAIQCLVHTPPLVEYFLQDYTEEINKQNPLGMHGELALAFGELLRKLWSSVRTAIAPRVFKGKLARFAPQFSGYNQHDSQELLAFLLDGLHEDLNRVKQKPYIETKDSDGRPDEEVAGECWKNHKARNDSLIVDVCQGQYKSTLICPVCGKISITFDPFMYLSLPLPSTVTRMMTITVFYGDGSGLPMPYTITVLKHGCFKDLSQALGSACCLNSDESLLLAEVYEHRIYRYLENPLEPLSSIKDDEHIVAYRLPKKRAGLTKVELIHRCLEKCTPDSLKAGERKLLGTPLVTYIDDLRTGADIDAAVDRMLSPLRRKTNFSSTNAKENGIVSEAVDKPLNNCSTRFGTGDDSMDGRDSEEMSTRELSFQLSITDERGLSCKPIEKDSIIKPGLSVKVMLDWTNREHELYDASYLKDLPEVCKNGFTVKKTRQEAISLFSCLEAFLKEEPLGPDDMWYCPRCKEHRQATKKLDLWRLPDILVFHLKRFSYSRYLKNKLDTFVNFPIHNLDLSKYVKSKDAPSQSHMYELYAISNHYGGLGGGHYSAYAKLIDENRWYHFDDSHVSPVSEAEIRTSAAYVLFYQRVGSKVEQGHRHSVV; encoded by the exons GTGGTTCACAAGTTGGCAGAAATACATTGAACAAGGCAGTGGTGAATATTCAATTGGTGGCCAATTCCCCAATTCTCAGCATATGAAAATTATTCCATCGAAAATGGTAGAAAGACCTGGACCTATCGATAATTCGGACCTTGTTTTGAATGAAAATAATTGTGAGGGTGATGATTTAGAGCTTATTAGGACACTGGAGGAAGGGCATGATTATGTATTAGTTCCTCAAGGAGTTTGGCAGAAGCTTTTTGACTG GTATAAAGGAGGACCTGCATTACCTAGAAAGTTAATTTCTCAGGGTGATCTTAACAAAAAATTCAATGTGGAGGTTTATCCTCTGTGTTTGAATATAACTGATTCCAGAGACAACAGCCAATCTGTTGTAAAGTTGAGTAAAAAG GCTTCTGTAAAAGAGCTTTATGAAAGGGTGTATGCAGTTAAAGGAATAAAGCAAGAGAAG CAGGTTCGTATTTGGGACTATTTTAATAAGCAGAAGCATACAATATTGACCATTTCAGAACGAACTCTGGAGGAGTCAAACTTGCAGATGGACCAAGAT ATTCTTTTGGAGGTGCAGCTTGGTGGAAGCTGGCCATCTGGGTTTG GGGGGCCAGCGCTGTCTAATGGCTATTCAACAGGTCACAGTTCCAATTTGTATCAGGCTAGTGCTTTAAGCTCAACATTTACAGATATGGAGGAAGGATATGATGCTTTGAATACCACTACAAAAGGAGATAGGGGAGGCTTGTCCGGACTACAGAATTTGGGAAATACTTGCTTTATGAACAGTGCTATTCAATGCTTAGTCCATACACCACCTCTTGTTGAGTATTTCTTGCAGGATTATACAGAGGAGATCAACAAGCAGAATCCCTTAGGGATGCAT GGTGAGCTTGCTCTTGCATTTGGTGAGTTGTTGAGGAAGTTATGGTCCTCTGTCCGAACTGCAATTGCACCACGTGTATTTAAGGGAAAGCTTGCTCGGTTTGCTCCTCAGTTCAGCGGCTATAATCAGCATGATTCACAA GAACTCCTTGCATTCTTGTTGGATGGGTTGCATGAAGATTTGAATCGTGTTAAACAAAAGCCATATATTGAAACAAAGGACTCAGATGGTCGCCCAGATGAGGAAGTTGCAGGGGAGTGTTGGAAAAATCACAAGGCACGGAATGATTCGTTAATTGTGGATGTTTGCCAG GGTCAATATAAATCGACATTGATTTGCCCAGTTTGTGGCAAAATTTCTATTACTTTCGAccccttcatgtatttgtcattgCCACTGCCTTCCACAGTCACTCGGATGATGACAATAACTGTGTTTTATGGCGATGGGAGTGGTCTTCCTATGCCTTATACTATAACAGTGCTGAAACATGGCTGTTTTAAAGACCTCAGCCAGGCATTGGGTTCTGCATGCTGCTTGAATAGTGATGAAAGCCTTCTGCTTGCCGAG GTCTATGAACATCGGATATATCGATACTTGGAGAATCCTTTGGAACCATTGTCTTCAATAAAGGATGATGAACATATTGTGGCTTATCGACTTCCAAAGAAGCGAGCAGGATTGACAAAAGTAGAGTTGATTCATAGATGCTTAGAAAA ATGCACACCTGATAGTTTGAAGGCTGGTGAGAGGAAGCTTTTGGGAACACCACTGGTTACTTACATAGATGACCTACGAACTGGAGCAGACATTGATGCTGCTGTTGACAGAATGCTCTCTCCTTTAAGAAGGAAAACAAACTTTTCTTCTACAAATGCCAAGGAGAACGGTATTGTTTCTGAAGCTGTTGATAAACCATTGAACAACTGCAGTACTCGATTTGGAACCGGGGATGACTCAATGGATGGCAGAGACTCGGAAGAAATGTCCACCAGGGAGTTGTCTTTTCAGCTTTCCATTACTGATGAAAGGGGTTTGAGCTGCAAGCCTATTGAAAAGGACTCTATAATAAAACCCGGTCTATCTGTAAAAGTTATGTTGGATTGGACTAACAGGGAACATGAATTATATGATGCCAGCTACCTCAAGGATCTCCCAGAGGTTTGCAAGAATGGGTTCACTGTGAAGAAAACCAGGCAGGAAGCAATTTCCTTATTCTCTTGCTTGGAGGCATTTCTAAAGGAGGAACCTCTAGGGCCAGATGACATGTG GTATTGCCCTAGGTGCAAGGAGCATAGGCAGGCCACCAAGAAGCTAGATTTGTGGAGGTTGCCAGATATTCTTGTTTTCCACTTGAAACGATTTTCATACAGCAGATACCTGAAGAACAAACTTGATACCTTTGTGAATTTCCCCATCCATAATCTTGATTTGAGCAAATACGTGAAAAGCAAGGATGCACCTTCGCAATCTCACATGTATGAGCTATATGCCATCAGCAACCATTACGGTGGCCTAGGTGGAGGGCACTACTCTGCATATGCCAAG TTAATAGATGAGAACAGATGGTACCATTTTGACGACAGTCACGTTTCCCCGGTTAGTGAAGCTGAGATCAGGACCTCGGCTGCTTACGTGCTATTTTACCAAAGAGTTGGATCAAAGGTGGAGCAGGGGCACCGTCACTCTGTTGTGTAG
- the LOC131158821 gene encoding ubiquitin carboxyl-terminal hydrolase 9-like isoform X1 has product MTIPDSGLLMENGASCLPYTPEEEKRIVTELTNAAESNLKEGNLYYVVSNRWFTSWQKYIEQGSGEYSIGGQFPNSQHMKIIPSKMVERPGPIDNSDLVLNENNCEGDDLELIRTLEEGHDYVLVPQGVWQKLFDWYKGGPALPRKLISQGDLNKKFNVEVYPLCLNITDSRDNSQSVVKLSKKASVKELYERVYAVKGIKQEKQVRIWDYFNKQKHTILTISERTLEESNLQMDQDILLEVQLGGSWPSGFGMDSTGNQLALVPIEPSRSSMTIAGGPALSNGYSTGHSSNLYQASALSSTFTDMEEGYDALNTTTKGDRGGLSGLQNLGNTCFMNSAIQCLVHTPPLVEYFLQDYTEEINKQNPLGMHGELALAFGELLRKLWSSVRTAIAPRVFKGKLARFAPQFSGYNQHDSQELLAFLLDGLHEDLNRVKQKPYIETKDSDGRPDEEVAGECWKNHKARNDSLIVDVCQGQYKSTLICPVCGKISITFDPFMYLSLPLPSTVTRMMTITVFYGDGSGLPMPYTITVLKHGCFKDLSQALGSACCLNSDESLLLAEVYEHRIYRYLENPLEPLSSIKDDEHIVAYRLPKKRAGLTKVELIHRCLEKCTPDSLKAGERKLLGTPLVTYIDDLRTGADIDAAVDRMLSPLRRKTNFSSTNAKENGIVSEAVDKPLNNCSTRFGTGDDSMDGRDSEEMSTRELSFQLSITDERGLSCKPIEKDSIIKPGLSVKVMLDWTNREHELYDASYLKDLPEVCKNGFTVKKTRQEAISLFSCLEAFLKEEPLGPDDMWYCPRCKEHRQATKKLDLWRLPDILVFHLKRFSYSRYLKNKLDTFVNFPIHNLDLSKYVKSKDAPSQSHMYELYAISNHYGGLGGGHYSAYAKLIDENRWYHFDDSHVSPVSEAEIRTSAAYVLFYQRVGSKVEQGHRHSVV; this is encoded by the exons GTGGTTCACAAGTTGGCAGAAATACATTGAACAAGGCAGTGGTGAATATTCAATTGGTGGCCAATTCCCCAATTCTCAGCATATGAAAATTATTCCATCGAAAATGGTAGAAAGACCTGGACCTATCGATAATTCGGACCTTGTTTTGAATGAAAATAATTGTGAGGGTGATGATTTAGAGCTTATTAGGACACTGGAGGAAGGGCATGATTATGTATTAGTTCCTCAAGGAGTTTGGCAGAAGCTTTTTGACTG GTATAAAGGAGGACCTGCATTACCTAGAAAGTTAATTTCTCAGGGTGATCTTAACAAAAAATTCAATGTGGAGGTTTATCCTCTGTGTTTGAATATAACTGATTCCAGAGACAACAGCCAATCTGTTGTAAAGTTGAGTAAAAAG GCTTCTGTAAAAGAGCTTTATGAAAGGGTGTATGCAGTTAAAGGAATAAAGCAAGAGAAG CAGGTTCGTATTTGGGACTATTTTAATAAGCAGAAGCATACAATATTGACCATTTCAGAACGAACTCTGGAGGAGTCAAACTTGCAGATGGACCAAGAT ATTCTTTTGGAGGTGCAGCTTGGTGGAAGCTGGCCATCTGGGTTTGGTATGGATTCTACTGGAAATCAGTTAGCTTTGGTACCAATAGAACCTTCAAGATCATCGATGACAATTGCAGGGGGGCCAGCGCTGTCTAATGGCTATTCAACAGGTCACAGTTCCAATTTGTATCAGGCTAGTGCTTTAAGCTCAACATTTACAGATATGGAGGAAGGATATGATGCTTTGAATACCACTACAAAAGGAGATAGGGGAGGCTTGTCCGGACTACAGAATTTGGGAAATACTTGCTTTATGAACAGTGCTATTCAATGCTTAGTCCATACACCACCTCTTGTTGAGTATTTCTTGCAGGATTATACAGAGGAGATCAACAAGCAGAATCCCTTAGGGATGCAT GGTGAGCTTGCTCTTGCATTTGGTGAGTTGTTGAGGAAGTTATGGTCCTCTGTCCGAACTGCAATTGCACCACGTGTATTTAAGGGAAAGCTTGCTCGGTTTGCTCCTCAGTTCAGCGGCTATAATCAGCATGATTCACAA GAACTCCTTGCATTCTTGTTGGATGGGTTGCATGAAGATTTGAATCGTGTTAAACAAAAGCCATATATTGAAACAAAGGACTCAGATGGTCGCCCAGATGAGGAAGTTGCAGGGGAGTGTTGGAAAAATCACAAGGCACGGAATGATTCGTTAATTGTGGATGTTTGCCAG GGTCAATATAAATCGACATTGATTTGCCCAGTTTGTGGCAAAATTTCTATTACTTTCGAccccttcatgtatttgtcattgCCACTGCCTTCCACAGTCACTCGGATGATGACAATAACTGTGTTTTATGGCGATGGGAGTGGTCTTCCTATGCCTTATACTATAACAGTGCTGAAACATGGCTGTTTTAAAGACCTCAGCCAGGCATTGGGTTCTGCATGCTGCTTGAATAGTGATGAAAGCCTTCTGCTTGCCGAG GTCTATGAACATCGGATATATCGATACTTGGAGAATCCTTTGGAACCATTGTCTTCAATAAAGGATGATGAACATATTGTGGCTTATCGACTTCCAAAGAAGCGAGCAGGATTGACAAAAGTAGAGTTGATTCATAGATGCTTAGAAAA ATGCACACCTGATAGTTTGAAGGCTGGTGAGAGGAAGCTTTTGGGAACACCACTGGTTACTTACATAGATGACCTACGAACTGGAGCAGACATTGATGCTGCTGTTGACAGAATGCTCTCTCCTTTAAGAAGGAAAACAAACTTTTCTTCTACAAATGCCAAGGAGAACGGTATTGTTTCTGAAGCTGTTGATAAACCATTGAACAACTGCAGTACTCGATTTGGAACCGGGGATGACTCAATGGATGGCAGAGACTCGGAAGAAATGTCCACCAGGGAGTTGTCTTTTCAGCTTTCCATTACTGATGAAAGGGGTTTGAGCTGCAAGCCTATTGAAAAGGACTCTATAATAAAACCCGGTCTATCTGTAAAAGTTATGTTGGATTGGACTAACAGGGAACATGAATTATATGATGCCAGCTACCTCAAGGATCTCCCAGAGGTTTGCAAGAATGGGTTCACTGTGAAGAAAACCAGGCAGGAAGCAATTTCCTTATTCTCTTGCTTGGAGGCATTTCTAAAGGAGGAACCTCTAGGGCCAGATGACATGTG GTATTGCCCTAGGTGCAAGGAGCATAGGCAGGCCACCAAGAAGCTAGATTTGTGGAGGTTGCCAGATATTCTTGTTTTCCACTTGAAACGATTTTCATACAGCAGATACCTGAAGAACAAACTTGATACCTTTGTGAATTTCCCCATCCATAATCTTGATTTGAGCAAATACGTGAAAAGCAAGGATGCACCTTCGCAATCTCACATGTATGAGCTATATGCCATCAGCAACCATTACGGTGGCCTAGGTGGAGGGCACTACTCTGCATATGCCAAG TTAATAGATGAGAACAGATGGTACCATTTTGACGACAGTCACGTTTCCCCGGTTAGTGAAGCTGAGATCAGGACCTCGGCTGCTTACGTGCTATTTTACCAAAGAGTTGGATCAAAGGTGGAGCAGGGGCACCGTCACTCTGTTGTGTAG
- the LOC131158821 gene encoding ubiquitin carboxyl-terminal hydrolase 9-like isoform X2 yields MTIPDSGLLMENGASCLPYTPEEEKRIVTELTNAAESNLKEGNLYYVVSNRWFTSWQKYIEQGSGEYSIGGQFPNSQHMKIIPSKMVERPGPIDNSDLVLNENNCEGDDLELIRTLEEGHDYVLVPQGVWQKLFDWYKGGPALPRKLISQGDLNKKFNVEVYPLCLNITDSRDNSQSVVKLSKKASVKELYERVYAVKGIKQEKVRIWDYFNKQKHTILTISERTLEESNLQMDQDILLEVQLGGSWPSGFGMDSTGNQLALVPIEPSRSSMTIAGGPALSNGYSTGHSSNLYQASALSSTFTDMEEGYDALNTTTKGDRGGLSGLQNLGNTCFMNSAIQCLVHTPPLVEYFLQDYTEEINKQNPLGMHGELALAFGELLRKLWSSVRTAIAPRVFKGKLARFAPQFSGYNQHDSQELLAFLLDGLHEDLNRVKQKPYIETKDSDGRPDEEVAGECWKNHKARNDSLIVDVCQGQYKSTLICPVCGKISITFDPFMYLSLPLPSTVTRMMTITVFYGDGSGLPMPYTITVLKHGCFKDLSQALGSACCLNSDESLLLAEVYEHRIYRYLENPLEPLSSIKDDEHIVAYRLPKKRAGLTKVELIHRCLEKCTPDSLKAGERKLLGTPLVTYIDDLRTGADIDAAVDRMLSPLRRKTNFSSTNAKENGIVSEAVDKPLNNCSTRFGTGDDSMDGRDSEEMSTRELSFQLSITDERGLSCKPIEKDSIIKPGLSVKVMLDWTNREHELYDASYLKDLPEVCKNGFTVKKTRQEAISLFSCLEAFLKEEPLGPDDMWYCPRCKEHRQATKKLDLWRLPDILVFHLKRFSYSRYLKNKLDTFVNFPIHNLDLSKYVKSKDAPSQSHMYELYAISNHYGGLGGGHYSAYAKLIDENRWYHFDDSHVSPVSEAEIRTSAAYVLFYQRVGSKVEQGHRHSVV; encoded by the exons GTGGTTCACAAGTTGGCAGAAATACATTGAACAAGGCAGTGGTGAATATTCAATTGGTGGCCAATTCCCCAATTCTCAGCATATGAAAATTATTCCATCGAAAATGGTAGAAAGACCTGGACCTATCGATAATTCGGACCTTGTTTTGAATGAAAATAATTGTGAGGGTGATGATTTAGAGCTTATTAGGACACTGGAGGAAGGGCATGATTATGTATTAGTTCCTCAAGGAGTTTGGCAGAAGCTTTTTGACTG GTATAAAGGAGGACCTGCATTACCTAGAAAGTTAATTTCTCAGGGTGATCTTAACAAAAAATTCAATGTGGAGGTTTATCCTCTGTGTTTGAATATAACTGATTCCAGAGACAACAGCCAATCTGTTGTAAAGTTGAGTAAAAAG GCTTCTGTAAAAGAGCTTTATGAAAGGGTGTATGCAGTTAAAGGAATAAAGCAAGAGAAG GTTCGTATTTGGGACTATTTTAATAAGCAGAAGCATACAATATTGACCATTTCAGAACGAACTCTGGAGGAGTCAAACTTGCAGATGGACCAAGAT ATTCTTTTGGAGGTGCAGCTTGGTGGAAGCTGGCCATCTGGGTTTGGTATGGATTCTACTGGAAATCAGTTAGCTTTGGTACCAATAGAACCTTCAAGATCATCGATGACAATTGCAGGGGGGCCAGCGCTGTCTAATGGCTATTCAACAGGTCACAGTTCCAATTTGTATCAGGCTAGTGCTTTAAGCTCAACATTTACAGATATGGAGGAAGGATATGATGCTTTGAATACCACTACAAAAGGAGATAGGGGAGGCTTGTCCGGACTACAGAATTTGGGAAATACTTGCTTTATGAACAGTGCTATTCAATGCTTAGTCCATACACCACCTCTTGTTGAGTATTTCTTGCAGGATTATACAGAGGAGATCAACAAGCAGAATCCCTTAGGGATGCAT GGTGAGCTTGCTCTTGCATTTGGTGAGTTGTTGAGGAAGTTATGGTCCTCTGTCCGAACTGCAATTGCACCACGTGTATTTAAGGGAAAGCTTGCTCGGTTTGCTCCTCAGTTCAGCGGCTATAATCAGCATGATTCACAA GAACTCCTTGCATTCTTGTTGGATGGGTTGCATGAAGATTTGAATCGTGTTAAACAAAAGCCATATATTGAAACAAAGGACTCAGATGGTCGCCCAGATGAGGAAGTTGCAGGGGAGTGTTGGAAAAATCACAAGGCACGGAATGATTCGTTAATTGTGGATGTTTGCCAG GGTCAATATAAATCGACATTGATTTGCCCAGTTTGTGGCAAAATTTCTATTACTTTCGAccccttcatgtatttgtcattgCCACTGCCTTCCACAGTCACTCGGATGATGACAATAACTGTGTTTTATGGCGATGGGAGTGGTCTTCCTATGCCTTATACTATAACAGTGCTGAAACATGGCTGTTTTAAAGACCTCAGCCAGGCATTGGGTTCTGCATGCTGCTTGAATAGTGATGAAAGCCTTCTGCTTGCCGAG GTCTATGAACATCGGATATATCGATACTTGGAGAATCCTTTGGAACCATTGTCTTCAATAAAGGATGATGAACATATTGTGGCTTATCGACTTCCAAAGAAGCGAGCAGGATTGACAAAAGTAGAGTTGATTCATAGATGCTTAGAAAA ATGCACACCTGATAGTTTGAAGGCTGGTGAGAGGAAGCTTTTGGGAACACCACTGGTTACTTACATAGATGACCTACGAACTGGAGCAGACATTGATGCTGCTGTTGACAGAATGCTCTCTCCTTTAAGAAGGAAAACAAACTTTTCTTCTACAAATGCCAAGGAGAACGGTATTGTTTCTGAAGCTGTTGATAAACCATTGAACAACTGCAGTACTCGATTTGGAACCGGGGATGACTCAATGGATGGCAGAGACTCGGAAGAAATGTCCACCAGGGAGTTGTCTTTTCAGCTTTCCATTACTGATGAAAGGGGTTTGAGCTGCAAGCCTATTGAAAAGGACTCTATAATAAAACCCGGTCTATCTGTAAAAGTTATGTTGGATTGGACTAACAGGGAACATGAATTATATGATGCCAGCTACCTCAAGGATCTCCCAGAGGTTTGCAAGAATGGGTTCACTGTGAAGAAAACCAGGCAGGAAGCAATTTCCTTATTCTCTTGCTTGGAGGCATTTCTAAAGGAGGAACCTCTAGGGCCAGATGACATGTG GTATTGCCCTAGGTGCAAGGAGCATAGGCAGGCCACCAAGAAGCTAGATTTGTGGAGGTTGCCAGATATTCTTGTTTTCCACTTGAAACGATTTTCATACAGCAGATACCTGAAGAACAAACTTGATACCTTTGTGAATTTCCCCATCCATAATCTTGATTTGAGCAAATACGTGAAAAGCAAGGATGCACCTTCGCAATCTCACATGTATGAGCTATATGCCATCAGCAACCATTACGGTGGCCTAGGTGGAGGGCACTACTCTGCATATGCCAAG TTAATAGATGAGAACAGATGGTACCATTTTGACGACAGTCACGTTTCCCCGGTTAGTGAAGCTGAGATCAGGACCTCGGCTGCTTACGTGCTATTTTACCAAAGAGTTGGATCAAAGGTGGAGCAGGGGCACCGTCACTCTGTTGTGTAG